One genomic segment of Misgurnus anguillicaudatus chromosome 23, ASM2758022v2, whole genome shotgun sequence includes these proteins:
- the LOC141359296 gene encoding uncharacterized protein isoform X4, whose protein sequence is MNFRLSSLILLLHIQGFLTLDNFNVTCDELNICAVRGGLMSVNCDHSNIYIKTGFWFSQKQRTNWRNKDEPEDLTLDSDYSGRIGQWITEDYSRLSIDDLRERDSGEYQLMIIMKDGVKHLSSVTVNLTVTVLQVKMNPESTGQRVKLSCDSSCPKTSEYNYLWYKNGQYLTNNQSIFVSSSDNTDSYYCTKYKMEPSSSVCLSNSGCWGVTYTSTEVCALVGSTVDIHSSYSHPTGYTVEKTYWDYHNFLRGDFRDLREADKFAGRVEFVGNTLKIKDVNPSDTGLYQFRFITNTSDEVSCSSGVYLIVTGNCS, encoded by the exons ATGAACttcagactctcatcactgatcctgctgttacacattcaag GGTTCCTTACATTGGATAATTTTAATGTAACCTGTGATGAACTCAATATTTGTGCTGTTAGGGGGGGACTAATGAGTGTGAACTGCGATCACTCAAACATCTACATCAAAACTGGGTTCTGgttcagtcagaaacagagaacaaactggagaaacaaagatgaacctgaagatttgactttagattcagattactcaggacgaATTGGTCAGTGGATAACTGAAGATTACTCACGACTCTCAATAGAtgatctgagagagagagacagtggagaatatcagctcatgatcattatgaaggatggagttaaacatctcagctcagtcacagtcaatctaacagtaacag ttttacaggtgAAGATGAATCCTGAATCTACAGGACAGCGAGTAAAACTGAGCTGTGATTCCTCCTGCCCAAAAACATCAGAATATAATTACCTCTGGTACAAGAATGGacaatatttaacaaataacCAAAGCATATTTGTATCATCCAGTGATAACACTGACAGTTATTACTGCACTAAGTATAAAATGGAGCCctcttcatctgtgt gtctttctaacagtggatgttggggtgtgacttacacctctacagaagtttgtgctttagtgggatcaacagtagatattcactcttcatactcacatcccactggatATACAGTAGAGAAAACATACTGGGATTATCATAATTTTCTTCGTGGGGATTTCAGAGATCTGCGTGAGGCTGATAAGTTTGCTGGTCGTGTGGAGTTTGTGGGAAACACACTGAAAATCAAAGACGTCAACCCAAGTGACACTGGATTATATCAGTTCAGGTTCATCACTAACACATCAGATGAAGTTTCTTGTTCTTCTGGAGTCTATCTTATTGTTACAGGTAACTGCTCATAA